One window from the genome of Amaranthus tricolor cultivar Red isolate AtriRed21 chromosome 9, ASM2621246v1, whole genome shotgun sequence encodes:
- the LOC130824355 gene encoding protein TRIGALACTOSYLDIACYLGLYCEROL 2, chloroplastic-like isoform X1 — translation MAGHSLVQGLTASAGLSSSLVPFWHGSVSSLPCLRSRRKKQAIFIKAMSSNPEQNQSPSSSEPKSAFAAVLDFPRSIWKQTLRPLSDFGFGRRSIWEGGVGLFLVSGTILFVLSLAWLRAFQIRSRFRKYMAVFEFPQACGICTGTPVRIRGVNVGNVVRVNPSLKSIEAVVEVDDDKIIIPRNSLVEVNQSGLLMETMIDITPKDPIPTPSIGPLDPECDKEGLIVCDRQKIKGLQGVSLDALVGIFTRIGREVEEIGVANTYSLAQRVAAVIEEAKPLLSKIKAVSEEVQPLLSEVRDTGLLKEVESLTRSLTQATEDLREVHSSIMTPENTELIQKSIYTLTFTLKNIESISSDILGFTGDESTRRNLKLLIKSLSRML, via the exons ATGGCCGGGCATTCTTTGGTTCAAGGTTTGACCGCCTCAGCTggtttatcatcatcattagtcCCTTTCTGGCATGGTTCTGTCAGTTCATTGCCATGTCTTCGATCTAGACGTAAGAAACAAGCAATATTTATTAAGGCTATGTCTTCTAATCCAGAGCAGAATCAATCACCCTCTTCATCAGAACCGAAATCCGCATTTGCAGCTGTTTTAGATTTTCCTCGTAGTATCTGGAAGCAAACACTACGTCCTTTAAGCGACTTTGGATTTGGTAGAAGGAGCATTTGGGAAGGTGGGGTTGGCTTATTTCTTGTCTCGGGCACAATTCTATTTGTCCTGAGTTTGGCTTGGCTACGTGCATTTCAGATTCGCAGCAGATTTAGAAAGTATATGGCTGTATTTGAGTTTCCTCAGGCCTGTGGCATTTGCACTGGAACACCGGTGAGGATTCGAGGGGTTAATGTTGGAAATGTGGTTCGTGTAAACCCTTCTTTGAAGAGCATAGAAGCTGTTGTTGAG GTTGATGATGATAAAATCATTATCCCGCGAAATTCTTTAGTTGAAGTGAACCAGTCTGGTCTTCTCATGGAAACTATGATTGACATAACTCCAAAGGATCCAATTCCCACACCTTCTATTGGGCCTCTTGATCCTGAATGTGATAAGGAAGGCCTTATTGTGTGCGATAGGCAAAAAATAAAGGGCTTACAGGGAGTGAGTTTAGACGCACTTGTTGGAATATTTACTCGCATTGGGCGTGAAGTGGAAGAGATTGGTGTTGCTAATACTTATTCATTGGCGCAAAGAGTTGCGGCTGTTATTGAAGAGGCCAAACCTCTGCTATCAAAG ATTAAAGCTGTGTCTGAAGAAGTTCAACCTTTGTTGTCGGAGGTTCGTGACACCGGTTTGCTGAAGGAAGTTGAAAGTTTGACTAGAAGTCTAACACAGGCAACTGAAGATTTGAG AGAGGTGCATTCCTCTATTATGACCCCAGAGAACACTGAATTGATTCAAAAATCAATATACACCCTGACATTTACCTTGAAGAACATTGAG AGTATCAGCTCTGACATTTTGGGTTTCACGGGTGATGAGTCCACCAGACGGAATTTAAAGCTGCTTATTAAATCATTGAGCAGGATGCTGTGA
- the LOC130824355 gene encoding protein TRIGALACTOSYLDIACYLGLYCEROL 2, chloroplastic-like isoform X2, whose translation MAGHSLVQGLTASAGLSSSLVPFWHGSVSSLPCLRSRRKKQAIFIKAMSSNPEQNQSPSSSEPKSAFAAVLDFPRSIWKQTLRPLSDFGFGRRSIWEGGVGLFLVSGTILFVLSLAWLRAFQIRSRFRKYMAVFEFPQACGICTGTPVRIRGVNVGNVVRVNPSLKSIEAVVEVDDDKIIIPRNSLVEVNQSGLLMETMIDITPKDPIPTPSIGPLDPECDKEGLIVCDRQKIKGLQGVSLDALVGIFTRIGREVEEIGVANTYSLAQRVAAVIEEAKPLLSK comes from the exons ATGGCCGGGCATTCTTTGGTTCAAGGTTTGACCGCCTCAGCTggtttatcatcatcattagtcCCTTTCTGGCATGGTTCTGTCAGTTCATTGCCATGTCTTCGATCTAGACGTAAGAAACAAGCAATATTTATTAAGGCTATGTCTTCTAATCCAGAGCAGAATCAATCACCCTCTTCATCAGAACCGAAATCCGCATTTGCAGCTGTTTTAGATTTTCCTCGTAGTATCTGGAAGCAAACACTACGTCCTTTAAGCGACTTTGGATTTGGTAGAAGGAGCATTTGGGAAGGTGGGGTTGGCTTATTTCTTGTCTCGGGCACAATTCTATTTGTCCTGAGTTTGGCTTGGCTACGTGCATTTCAGATTCGCAGCAGATTTAGAAAGTATATGGCTGTATTTGAGTTTCCTCAGGCCTGTGGCATTTGCACTGGAACACCGGTGAGGATTCGAGGGGTTAATGTTGGAAATGTGGTTCGTGTAAACCCTTCTTTGAAGAGCATAGAAGCTGTTGTTGAG GTTGATGATGATAAAATCATTATCCCGCGAAATTCTTTAGTTGAAGTGAACCAGTCTGGTCTTCTCATGGAAACTATGATTGACATAACTCCAAAGGATCCAATTCCCACACCTTCTATTGGGCCTCTTGATCCTGAATGTGATAAGGAAGGCCTTATTGTGTGCGATAGGCAAAAAATAAAGGGCTTACAGGGAGTGAGTTTAGACGCACTTGTTGGAATATTTACTCGCATTGGGCGTGAAGTGGAAGAGATTGGTGTTGCTAATACTTATTCATTGGCGCAAAGAGTTGCGGCTGTTATTGAAGAGGCCAAACCTCTGCTATCAAAG TGA